CGGCATCATGGCCCACATCGACGCGGGCAAGACGACCACCACCGAGCGGATCCTGTTCTACACCGGTGTCTCGTACAAGATCGGTGAAGTCCACGACGGCGCTGCCACGATGGACTGGATGGAGCAGGAGCAGGAGCGCGGCATCACGATCACGTCTGCCGCGACGACCTGCCACTGGCCGCTCGAGAATGTCGATCACACGATCAACATCATCGACACGCCGGGTCACGTCGACTTCACCGTCGAGGTGGAGCGTTCGCTGCGCGTGCTCGACGGTGCTGTCACCGTGTTCGACGGTGTGGCCGGTGTCGAGCCCCAGTCCGAGACTGTCTGGCGTCAGGCGGACCGCTACGGCGTGCCGCGCATCTGCTTCGTCAACAAGCTCGACCGCACGGGCGCCGAGTTCCTCCGCTGCGTCGACATGATCGTGGACCGCCTCGGCGCCGTCCCGATCGTCATGCAGCTCCCGATCGGCGCCGAGATGGACTTCCAGGGCGTCATCGACCTGGTCCGCATGAAGGCGCTTGTCTGGTCCGCCGAGGCCAGCAAGGGTGAGATGTACGACGTCGTCGACATCCCGGCGGACAAGCTCGAGCAGGCCGAGGAGTACCGCGCCAAGCTCGTCGAGACCGTCGCGGAGAACGACGAGGAGCTCATGGAGCTCTTCCTCGAGGGCGTCGAGCCCACCGAGGAGCAGCTCTACGCTGCCGTCCGCCGCATCACCATCGCGTCCGGCAAGGGCAACGGCGAGAAGACGGTCACCCCCGTCTTCTGCGGCACCGCGTTCAAGAACAAGGGCGTTCAGCCCCTGCTCGACGCTGTCGTCCGTTACCTCCCCTCGCCCCTGGACGTCGAGGCCATCGAGGGCCACGACGTCAAGGACGCCGAGGTCGTCGTGAAGCGCAAGCCGTCCGACGACGAGCCGCTGTCGGCCCTCGCGTTCAAGATCGCGAGCGACCCGCACCTCGGCAAGCTCACCTTCGTCCGGATCTACTCCGGTCGCCTGGAGGCCGGCACCGCGGTGCTGAACTCCGTCAAGGGCAAGAAGGAGCGCATCGGCAAGATCTACCGCATGCACGCGAACAAGCGTGAGGAGATCGACTCGGTGGGCGCCGGCGACATCGTCGCCGTCATGGGCCTCAAGCAGACCACCACCGGTGAGACGCTGTGCGACGAGAAGAACCCGGTCATCCTGGAGTCCATGGACTTCCCGGCCCCGGTCATCCAGGTCGCCATCGAGCCCAAGTCCAAGGGTGACCAGGAGAAGCTGGGTGTCGCCATCCAGCGTCTCGCGGAGGAGGACCCCTCCTTCCAGGTCCACTCGGACGAGGAGACCGGCCAGACCATCATCGGTGGTATGGGCGAGCTTCACCTCGACATCCTCGTCGACCGCATGCGTCGCGAGTTCAAGGTCGAGGCGAACGTCGGCAAGCCGCAGGT
This is a stretch of genomic DNA from Streptomyces sp. R44. It encodes these proteins:
- the fusA gene encoding elongation factor G; this translates as MATTSLDLAKVRNIGIMAHIDAGKTTTTERILFYTGVSYKIGEVHDGAATMDWMEQEQERGITITSAATTCHWPLENVDHTINIIDTPGHVDFTVEVERSLRVLDGAVTVFDGVAGVEPQSETVWRQADRYGVPRICFVNKLDRTGAEFLRCVDMIVDRLGAVPIVMQLPIGAEMDFQGVIDLVRMKALVWSAEASKGEMYDVVDIPADKLEQAEEYRAKLVETVAENDEELMELFLEGVEPTEEQLYAAVRRITIASGKGNGEKTVTPVFCGTAFKNKGVQPLLDAVVRYLPSPLDVEAIEGHDVKDAEVVVKRKPSDDEPLSALAFKIASDPHLGKLTFVRIYSGRLEAGTAVLNSVKGKKERIGKIYRMHANKREEIDSVGAGDIVAVMGLKQTTTGETLCDEKNPVILESMDFPAPVIQVAIEPKSKGDQEKLGVAIQRLAEEDPSFQVHSDEETGQTIIGGMGELHLDILVDRMRREFKVEANVGKPQVAYRETIRKAVERVDFTHKKQTGGTGQFAKVQIAIEPIEGGDASYEFVNKVTGGRIPKEYIPSVDAGAQEAMQFGILAGYEMTGVRVILLDGAYHEVDSSELAFKIAGSQAFKEAARKASPVILEPMMAVEVVTPEDYMGEVIGDINSRRGQIQAMEERSGARVVKGLVPLSEMFGYVGDLRSKTSGRASYSMQFDSYAEVPRNVAEEIIAKAKGE